In one Gossypium hirsutum isolate 1008001.06 chromosome D09, Gossypium_hirsutum_v2.1, whole genome shotgun sequence genomic region, the following are encoded:
- the LOC107926411 gene encoding protein DMP2, producing the protein MAKFKNANPSSSSTSISDKTFTSLGNLIKLLPTGTVFIFQFLNLVLTNYGHCSPVNKVLTSTLIGLCGFSCAFSCFTDSYKGGDGLDHYGIVTVNGLWPSSGSDSVDLSKYKLRIGDFVHAFFSVIVFAVLSLLDSNTVQCFYPSFEATEKVLLMVLPPVIGAVSGLAFMVFPNTRHGIGYSSSTDSSDKYSSDDES; encoded by the coding sequence ATGGCTAAATTCAAGAATGCTAATCCCTCTTCTTCATCAACTTCAATTTCAGACAAGACATTTACAAGTTTAGGTAACCTTATCAAGCTCCTTCCGACAGGAACTGTCTTCATTTTCCAGTTCCTTAACCTTGTTTTAACCAACTACGGCCATTGCAGCCCTGTTAACAAGGTCCTAACCAGCACCCTCATTGGCTTATGCGGTTTCTCTTGTGCATTTTCTTGTTTTACCGATAGTTACAAAGGCGGCGACGGTTTAGATCATTACGGCATAGTAACGGTTAACGGACTTTGGCCGTCTTCGGGTTCGGATTCGGTCGACTTATCGAAGTATAAGCTGCGTATAGGCGATTTCGTTCATGCTTTTTTTTCGGTCATTGTGTTTGCTGTTTTGTCGTTGTTGGATTCTAATACCGTCCAATGTTTTTATCCGTCATTTGAGGCTACTGAGAAGGTTTTGCTTATGGTTTTGCCGCCGGTTATCGGAGCGGTTTCGGGTTTGGCTTTTATGGTGTTTCCGAATACTCGACACGGGATTGGGTACTCTTCATCCACTGATTCTTCCGATAAGTACTCTTCGGACGATGAGTCGTAA
- the LOC107926489 gene encoding LOW QUALITY PROTEIN: putative E3 ubiquitin-protein ligase RF298 (The sequence of the model RefSeq protein was modified relative to this genomic sequence to represent the inferred CDS: inserted 1 base in 1 codon) translates to MASMVLKGSSSSSNQVSPLISIQEKGSRNKRKFRADPPLGDPNKIITSPQNGCPSYEFCAERFDVNPVHGQASACDLCGVNQDHSNGLKLDLGLSSTLGSSEAWPSQPREEIEADGFQDADWSDLTEAQLEELVLSNLDAIFKSAIKKIIACGYTEEMAIKAVLRSGLCYGCKDTVSNIVDNTLAYLRSGRDCIPSKDHCFEDLQQLEKYILAELVCVLREVRPFFSIGDAMWCLLICDMNVSHACAMDGDPTNGFAGDGGSNGTSFTFNQPALKTEAKTSELNLPSPCKPVPSIPCSHSPLPDVPSIGINNTTKSKNSLVLSGIASEKDGANSISDSADKTFTAAGTSQSSTLEEKFVGRKIHSSKREHILRQKSLHPDKNYRTYGSKGSSRAKVSGFGGLITDKKLKSASDSAALNVKNASLKIKAMGADVLQDNGSHNLSVNSGPSSSAAFCLDNDNHTSPVNIPPELPPTKNPHSPALSTADTELSLSLPTKSNSTIVPTVSHSEASSSSYPGVLYGHWAPQDKKDEMILKLVPRVQELQNQLQEWTEWANQKVMQAACRLSKDKAELKTLRQEKEEVERLKKEKLSLEENTKKKLIEMDVALSKASGQVERANATVCRLEVENAALRQEMEAAKLHAAESAASCEEVSKREKKTLMKVQSWEKQKXLFQEELMTEKRKVAQMLQELQQAKALEEQFEARLKQEETAKEEILTRASLIQKEREEIETSTKLKEDMMKSKAETSLQKYKEDIHRLEKEISQLRLKTDSSKIAALRRGIDGSHAGRFTDNRHGTGQKESRTPLTVIDFHEFSGKGAVKRERECVMCLSEEMSVVFIPCAHQVVCIACNELHEKQGMKDCPSCRSPIQRRINVRYAHS, encoded by the exons ATGGCATCAATGGTTCTTAAaggtagtagtagtagtagtaacCAAGTGTCTCCATTGATATCAATTCAAGAAAAAGGTAGTAGGAATAAGAGGAAGTTCCGGGCTGATCCGCCTTTAGGTGATCCGAATAAGATTATAACTTCACCTCAAAATGGGTGTCCGAGTTATGAATTTTGTGCTGAGAGGTTTGATGTCAACCCAGTTCATGGTCAAGCTAGTGCATGTGACTTGTGCGGTGTTAATCAGGATCATTCCAACGGATTAAAACTCGACCTGGGATTATCTAGCACCTTAGGTTCTTCCGAGGCTTGGCCAAGTCAGCCTAGAGAGGAGATAGAAGCTGATGGATTTCAAGACGCTGATTGGAGTGATCTCACAGAAGCTCAGCTAGAAGAACTTGTTTTAAGCAATTTGGATGCGATATTCAAGAGTGCAATAAAGAAAATCATTGCTTGCGGTTACACAGAAGAGATGGCTATTAAGGCAGTCTTGAGGTCTGGCCTTTGTTATGGTTGTAAAGACACTGTCTCAAATATAGTGGATAATACCCTAGCATATCTGAGAAGTGGCCGAGATTGTATTCCTTCAAAGGACCACTGTTTTGAGGATCTGCAGCAGCTGGAGAAATATATATTAGCAGAATTGGTTTGTGTTCTTCGAGAAGTTCGGCCTTTCTTCAGCATTGGGGACGCAATGTGGTGCTTGTTAatttgtgatatgaatgtctcgcaTGCTTGTGCTATGGATGGTGACCCGACAAATGGTTTTGCTGGCGATGGAGGTTCAAATGGGACTTCTTTTACTTTCAACCAACCTGCGTTGAAGACAGAAGCCAAAACTTCTGAATTGAACCTTCCGAGTCCTTGTAAACCTGTTCCATCTATTCCTTGTTCTCATAGTCCACTGCCAGATGTACCATCTATAGGAATCAATAACACAACAAAATCAAAGAATTCCCTTGTTCTAAGTGGTATAGCCTCAGAGAAAGACGGAGCAAACTCCATATCTGATAGTGCAGATAAAACCTTCACTGCAGCAGGAACATCTCAGTCTTCAACATTGGAAGAAAAGTTCGTGGGTAGAAAGATTCACTCTTCCAAGAGAGAACATATTCTTCGGCAGAAGTCACTTCATCCAGATAAAAACTATAGGACATATGGATCTAAAGGATCATCGAGAGCTAAAGTAAGCGGCTTTGGAGGTTTAATCACAGACAAGAAACTCAAATCAGCCTCGGACTCTGCTGCTCTTAATGTAAAAAATGCATCGTTGAAAATTAAAGCAATGGGAGCTGATGTCCTTCAAGATAATGGTAGTCACAATCTTTCGGTTAATTCTGGTCCCTCTTCTTCTGCAGCATTTTGCTTAGATAATGATAATCATACTTCACCAGTAAACATTCCACCTGAATTACCACCTACCAAAAACCCACATTCACCCGCATTATCAACCGCTGATACGGAGCTTTCCCTCTCATTGCCCACCAAAAGCAATTCAACTATAGTGCCTACTGTTTCTCATTCCGAGGCTAGTAGTTCAAGCTATCCTGGGGTGCTGTATGGGCATTGGGCCCCTCAGGATAAGAAGGATGAGATGATTCTGAAGCTGGTCCCAAGGGTGCAGGAACTGCAAAATCAGCTCCAGGAATGGACTGAGTGGGCCAATCAAAAGGTCATGCAGGCCGCCTGTCGGCTAAGTAAGGACAAAGCTGAACTTAAGACTTTGAGGCAAGAGAAAGAAGAAGTTGAACGGCTTaagaaagagaagttgagtttggaagaAAACACTAAGAAGAAGCTCATTGAAATGGATGTTGCTTTGTCTAAGGCTAGTGGGCAGGTTGAACGTGCCAATGCTACTGTGTGCAGGCTTGAGGTGGAAAATGCAGCTCTACGACAAGAGATGGAAGCTGCAAAATTACATGCGGCAGAGTCGGCAGCTAGCTGTGAGGAGGTATCAAAGAGGGAGAAAAAAACACTGATGAAAGTTCAGTCTTGGGAGAAGCAAA CTTTGTTCCAAGAAGAACTCATGACTGAAAAACGCAAGGTTGCCCAGATGCTACAGGAATTACAGCAGGCTAAAGCTCTTGAAGAACAGTTTGAG GCTAGATTGAAACAAGAAGAAACGGCGAAGGAAGAAATACTTACTCGAGCTAGTTTAATACAAAAGGAAAGAGAAGAAATTGAAACGTCAACAAAATTAAAGGAGGACATGATGAAGTCAAAAGCCGAAACCAGTTTACAAAAATACAAAGAAGACATTCACAGACTCGAAAAGGAAATCTCTCAATTGAGACTGAAAACAGATTCTTCAAAAATCGCTGCACTTCGAAGGGGCATCGATGGAAGCCACGCAGGGAGGTTTACAGATAACAGACACGGTACAGGTCAAAAGGAATCTCGAACCCCTCTTACAGTGATAGATTTTCACGAGTTCTCGGGGAAAGGAGCCGTGAAACGCGAACGCGAATGCGTGATGTGTCTTTCGGAGGAGATGTCGGTGGTTTTCATCCCATGTGCTCATCAAGTTGTTTGCATTGCATGCAATGAGCTCCATGAGAAACAAGGAATGAAGGATTGCCCTTCTTGTAGGAGTCCCATCCAGCGGCGTATTAATGTACGTTATGCTCACtcgtaa